The Actinomycetota bacterium genome includes a window with the following:
- a CDS encoding GMC family oxidoreductase — protein sequence MNDYDVIIVGTGAGGGTLARHLAPSGKRILLLERGGWLPREPQNWSTADVFIDNRYISADTWYDAKGKAFQPQVHYFVGGATKLYGAALYRLRREDFGELKHHDGISPAWPIGYDAMEPYYTQAEQLYQVHGNRGEDPTEPPASAPYPFPAVSHEPRIQQLADDLAAAGRHPFHAPCGVMLDEANPPFSACIRTATCDGFPCLVHAKSDAEALGVRPALEHPNVTLVTGARAVRLATNDAGTAVTGVEVDHDGAREVFAADLYVLSCGAANSAKLLLASASDAHPNGLANGSDQVGRNYMFHNSQAVLALSKEPNPTVFQKTLGVNDFYFGSDDFEYPMGNIQMIGKSQADMFRGEKPLETKLAPGFALRDVASHAVDFWLSTEDLPVPENRVTLERDGNVKLAYSARNATAAGRLYHQLKSMLGHLGMHPDHLIPRHAYLKTDIPIAGVAHQAGTCRFGTDPATSVLDTDCRAHELDNLYVVDTSFFPSIGAVNPALTAMANALRVGDHLLDRLGAARNGAGP from the coding sequence ATGAACGACTACGACGTCATCATTGTCGGGACCGGCGCCGGCGGCGGCACCCTGGCCCGGCACCTCGCCCCGTCCGGCAAGCGCATCCTGCTGCTCGAGCGGGGCGGCTGGCTCCCGCGCGAGCCGCAGAACTGGTCCACCGCCGACGTGTTCATTGACAACCGCTACATCTCCGCCGACACCTGGTACGACGCCAAGGGCAAGGCGTTCCAGCCCCAGGTCCACTACTTCGTCGGCGGGGCCACCAAGCTCTACGGGGCGGCGCTGTACCGGCTGCGCCGCGAGGACTTCGGCGAGCTGAAGCACCACGACGGCATCTCGCCGGCGTGGCCGATCGGCTACGACGCGATGGAGCCCTACTACACCCAGGCCGAGCAGCTGTACCAGGTCCACGGCAACCGGGGCGAGGACCCGACCGAGCCGCCGGCCAGCGCGCCCTACCCCTTCCCGGCCGTGTCGCACGAGCCGCGCATCCAGCAGCTGGCGGACGACCTCGCGGCCGCGGGCCGGCACCCCTTCCACGCTCCCTGCGGCGTCATGCTGGACGAGGCCAACCCGCCCTTCAGCGCCTGCATCCGCACCGCGACCTGCGACGGCTTCCCGTGCCTGGTCCACGCCAAGTCGGACGCCGAGGCGCTGGGCGTGCGGCCGGCGCTGGAGCACCCCAACGTGACGCTGGTCACCGGCGCCCGCGCGGTCAGGCTGGCCACCAATGACGCCGGCACCGCCGTCACCGGGGTCGAGGTCGACCACGACGGGGCCCGCGAGGTGTTCGCCGCCGACCTGTACGTCCTCTCGTGCGGCGCCGCCAACTCGGCCAAGCTGCTGCTGGCCTCGGCCAGCGACGCCCACCCCAACGGCCTGGCCAACGGGTCCGACCAGGTCGGCCGCAACTACATGTTCCACAACAGCCAGGCCGTGCTCGCCCTCTCCAAGGAGCCGAACCCTACGGTCTTCCAGAAGACCCTCGGGGTCAACGACTTCTACTTCGGCAGCGACGACTTCGAGTACCCCATGGGCAACATCCAGATGATCGGCAAGTCGCAGGCCGACATGTTCCGGGGCGAGAAGCCGCTGGAGACCAAGCTCGCGCCCGGCTTCGCGCTACGCGACGTGGCCAGTCACGCGGTCGACTTCTGGCTGTCGACCGAGGACCTGCCCGTGCCGGAGAACCGGGTCACCCTGGAGCGCGACGGGAACGTCAAGCTGGCCTACTCGGCCAGGAACGCGACCGCCGCCGGCCGCCTGTACCACCAGCTCAAGTCGATGCTCGGCCACCTCGGCATGCACCCCGACCACCTGATCCCCCGGCACGCCTACCTCAAGACCGACATCCCCATTGCCGGGGTCGCCCACCAGGCCGGCACCTGCCGCTTCGGCACCGACCCGGCCACCTCGGTGCTGGACACCGACTGCCGCGCGCACGAGCTCGACAACCTCTATGTGGTCGACACCAGCTTCTTCCCCAGCATCGGCGCCGTGAACCCGGCGCTCACGGCCATGGCCAACGCCCTGCGGGTCGGCGACCATC